The proteins below come from a single Zonotrichia leucophrys gambelii isolate GWCS_2022_RI chromosome 3, RI_Zleu_2.0, whole genome shotgun sequence genomic window:
- the MRPS10 gene encoding small ribosomal subunit protein uS10m isoform X1, with the protein MGAPGSPPHRRALPPWRGRTCGPRPRFSFRAAGRAGAEPRWRRAGCGGGSVRSSTLMGARLAGSHVETQEPKTNPLVSVSDEPETLYKRLSILVKGHDKAVLDSYEYFAVLAAKELGISVEKVDKPPKTIERFTLLKSVHIYKKHRVQYEMRTHYMCLELKYLTSSTAAVYLEYVQRNLPEGVAMEVKKTKIEKIPEHIQKPVWDTLPQVEETEVKS; encoded by the exons ATGGGGGCCCCAGGATCGCCTCCGCACCGCCGAGCGCTGCCGCCCTGGCGGGGAAGGACGTGCGGGCCGCGGCCGCGCTTCTCCTTCCGGGCGGCAGGGCGGGCAGGGGCGgagccaagatggcggcgggcTGGCTGTGGCGGCGGCTCTGTCAG GAGCTCCACCTTGATGGGAGCACGGCTGGCTGGATCCCATGTTGAGACACAGGAGCCCAAGACTAATCCTTTG GTGTCTGTTTCAGATGAGCCAGAAACGCTGTACAAGAGATTGTCCATTTTAGTTAAAGGCCACGATAAAGCTGTGTTGGACAGCTATGAATATTTTGCAGTGCTTGCAGCTAAAGAACTTGGCATCTCTGTTGAAAAAGT AGATAAACCCCCGAAGACGATAGAGCGATTTACACTTCTCAAATCCGTACACATTTACAAGAAGCACAGAGTTCAGTATGAAATGAGAACACATTACATGTGTTTAGAG TTAAAATACCTAACAAGCAGTACTGCTGCAGTTTACTTGGAGTACGTGCAACGAAACTTACCTGAAGGGGTTGCCATGGAAGTGAAAAAG aCTAAGATAGAGAAAATACCAGAGCACATTCAGAAACCTGTTTGGGATACACTACCTCAAGTAGAAGAAACTGAAGTAAAGTCATGA
- the MRPS10 gene encoding small ribosomal subunit protein uS10m isoform X2, which produces MAAGWLWRRLCQGSAFPVSYASRIMQKQYFPPSSTLMGARLAGSHVETQEPKTNPLVSVSDEPETLYKRLSILVKGHDKAVLDSYEYFAVLAAKELGISVEKVDKPPKTIERFTLLKSVHIYKKHRVQYEMRTHYMCLELKYLTSSTAAVYLEYVQRNLPEGVAMEVKKTKIEKIPEHIQKPVWDTLPQVEETEVKS; this is translated from the exons atggcggcgggcTGGCTGTGGCGGCGGCTCTGTCAG GGATCAGCTTTTCCTGTCAGTTATGCAAGCAGAATTATGCAAAAGCAGTATTTTCCTCC GAGCTCCACCTTGATGGGAGCACGGCTGGCTGGATCCCATGTTGAGACACAGGAGCCCAAGACTAATCCTTTG GTGTCTGTTTCAGATGAGCCAGAAACGCTGTACAAGAGATTGTCCATTTTAGTTAAAGGCCACGATAAAGCTGTGTTGGACAGCTATGAATATTTTGCAGTGCTTGCAGCTAAAGAACTTGGCATCTCTGTTGAAAAAGT AGATAAACCCCCGAAGACGATAGAGCGATTTACACTTCTCAAATCCGTACACATTTACAAGAAGCACAGAGTTCAGTATGAAATGAGAACACATTACATGTGTTTAGAG TTAAAATACCTAACAAGCAGTACTGCTGCAGTTTACTTGGAGTACGTGCAACGAAACTTACCTGAAGGGGTTGCCATGGAAGTGAAAAAG aCTAAGATAGAGAAAATACCAGAGCACATTCAGAAACCTGTTTGGGATACACTACCTCAAGTAGAAGAAACTGAAGTAAAGTCATGA
- the MRPS10 gene encoding small ribosomal subunit protein uS10m isoform X3: protein MQKQYFPPSSTLMGARLAGSHVETQEPKTNPLVSVSDEPETLYKRLSILVKGHDKAVLDSYEYFAVLAAKELGISVEKVDKPPKTIERFTLLKSVHIYKKHRVQYEMRTHYMCLELKYLTSSTAAVYLEYVQRNLPEGVAMEVKKTKIEKIPEHIQKPVWDTLPQVEETEVKS from the exons ATGCAAAAGCAGTATTTTCCTCC GAGCTCCACCTTGATGGGAGCACGGCTGGCTGGATCCCATGTTGAGACACAGGAGCCCAAGACTAATCCTTTG GTGTCTGTTTCAGATGAGCCAGAAACGCTGTACAAGAGATTGTCCATTTTAGTTAAAGGCCACGATAAAGCTGTGTTGGACAGCTATGAATATTTTGCAGTGCTTGCAGCTAAAGAACTTGGCATCTCTGTTGAAAAAGT AGATAAACCCCCGAAGACGATAGAGCGATTTACACTTCTCAAATCCGTACACATTTACAAGAAGCACAGAGTTCAGTATGAAATGAGAACACATTACATGTGTTTAGAG TTAAAATACCTAACAAGCAGTACTGCTGCAGTTTACTTGGAGTACGTGCAACGAAACTTACCTGAAGGGGTTGCCATGGAAGTGAAAAAG aCTAAGATAGAGAAAATACCAGAGCACATTCAGAAACCTGTTTGGGATACACTACCTCAAGTAGAAGAAACTGAAGTAAAGTCATGA
- the UTP25 gene encoding U3 small nucleolar RNA-associated protein 25 homolog yields MGKRRGGRELLRSLSKKQKKHLREFGEEHPFYDKVSGRPEETQICELSDDSDKSSQESDSETEVEQVSGYHKLLATLKTSPESESEEEEDESESEEAGESEAEVGSEGSQETGEAEEGKEETNDVPEEEEATDTAEQMLSQEQADGADTPCDPHHGVIEEFTDVKHESEFSLETNFMEEESGDCNADRKDSSSSQALPEDPFKQHMDKELEEKEIEKMSTLPKTSSQSQWPRLGQVVFSSILEKQKTFKADKEFDVKQLHLHKPLESTWPKVNKQFLSTAEKPTDSSFTPLQRELFCVMNSYRDLFYPERSALTNGEEIRHVYCLHALNHVLKANAQVLSNNARRRDRKPGTDTDAHRDQGLTRPKVLMIVPFRECALRIVHILISLLEVNDKKKIDVSNKKRFKGEYGSDPEEKPPNLKRPEDYEAVFAGNIDDHFRIGVAILQKSMRLYAPFYSSDIIIASPLGIRTVIGAEGEKKRDFDFLSSIEILIIDQADIYLMQNWEHVLHLMKHINLLPLDSHGVDFSRVRMLNLNNWSKYYRQTLLFSALQEPQINSVFNKHCFNYMGQVAIRNVPLTGSISHVVVQLPHVFRRLEADSVTSVIDGRFQFFIDKVLPEYRDAIMSHTLIYVPSYFDYVRLRNYFKKEDLNFTHICEYTKKAAVCRARRFFLKGEKQFLLFTERFHFYKRYTIKGIRNLIFYELPTYSHFYSEICNMLKATDSGVDATWTCTVLYSKYDAQKLAAVVGIDRTAQMLQSKKNVHLFVTGEND; encoded by the exons ATGGGCaagcggcggggcgggcgggagcTGCTGCGCAGCCTGagcaagaagcagaagaagcaCCTGCGGGAGTTCGGCGAGGAGCACCCGTTCTATGACAA GGTTTCTGGAAGACCAGAAGAAACTCAAATATGTGAACTG TCTGATGATTCTGATAAATCAAGTCAAGAAAGTGATTCAGAGACTGAAGTGGAACAGGTCTCTGGATATCATAAGCTCCTGGCTACCCTGAAGACCTCGCCTGAGTCTgagagtgaggaagaggaagatgaaagTGAATCCGAAGAAGCTGGGGAAAGTGAGGCAGAAGTGGGCAGTGAAGGGTCCCAGGAGACTGGAGAAGCAGAGGAAGGCAAAGAAGAGACGAATGACGttccagaggaggaagaag ccacagacacagcagagcagatgctcagccaggagcaggctgaTGGCGCAGATACCCCTTGTGACCCACATCATGGAGTAATTGAGGAGTTTACTGATGTGAAACACGAATCTGAATTTAGCTTGGAAACCAATTTCATGGAAGAGGAGAGTGGAGATTGCAATGCAGATAGGAAAGACAGCAGTTCTTCACAAGCCCTTCCAGAAG ATCCATTTAAGCAGCACATGGACAAAGAActtgaagaaaaggaaatagagaAAATGTCTACGCTTCCTAAAACTTCAAGTCAAAGTCAG tggCCAAGGCTGGGTCAAGtagttttttcttccattttggagaaacagaaaactttCAAAGCAGACAAAGAATTTGATGTGAAACAGCTTCATCTCCACAAGCCTTTGGAATCCACTTGGCCAAAAGTGAATAAACAGTTTCTGTCTACAGCGGAGAAACCAACGGATTCCTCTTTTACCCCGTTACAAAGAGAGCTGTTCTGTGTCATGAATTCCTACCGGGACTTGTTCTATCCAGAGAGATCTGCTCTAACAAACGGAGAGGAGATCCGGCACGTGTACTGCCTGCACGCCCTGAACCACGTGCTCAAGGCCAACGCCCAGGTGCTCAGCAACAACGCGCGCCGGAGGGATCGAAAGCCAGGCACCGACACCGATGCCCACAGGGACCAGGGGCTCACCAGGCCTAAG GTGCTGATGATAGTGCCCTTCAGGGAGTGCGCTCTGCGCATTGTGCATATTCTCATCAGTCTCCTCGAAGTGAATGACAAGAAGAAAATAGATGTGAGTAACAAAAAGCGCTTCAAAGGGGAGTATGGCTCTGACCCAGAAGAGAAGCCCCCCAACCTGAAAAGACCTGAAGATTATGAAGCTGTCTTTGCTGGCAACATTGATGACCACTTCAGAATTG GGGTTGCCATCCTGCAGAAGAGCATGAGGCTCTATGCACCCTTCTACTCCTCAGACATCATCATTGCCTCTCCCCTGGGCATCAGGACTGTCATTGGTGCAGagggggagaagaaaagagactTTGACTTTCTGTCATCAATAGAAATCCTCATCATTGATCAAGCAGACATTTACCTGATGCAGAACTGGGAACACGTTCTG cacctGATGAAGCACATTAACCTGCTCCCTCTGGACTCCCACGGCGTGGACTTCTCCCGAGTGCGGATGCTGAACCTCAACAACTGGTCCAAGTACTACCGGCAGACACTGCTGTTCAGCGCCCTCCAGGAGCCCCAGATCAACTCTGTCTTCAACAAACACTGCTTCAATTACATGGGGCAG GTGGCCATCCGCAACGTGCCGCTCACCGGCTCCATCAGCCACGTCGTGGTCCAGCTTCCTCATGTTTTTCGGAGATTAGAAGCTGACAGTGTAACCTCTGTGATAGATGGCAG gTTTCAGTTTTTCATCGACAAAGTTCTGCCCGAGTACCGCGACGCCATCATGTCCCACACGCTCATCTACGTCCCCTCCTACTTCGACTACGTGCGCCTTCGCAACTACTTCAAGAAAGAGGATCTGAATTTCACTCACATCTGTGAATACACCAAAAAGGCTGCTGTCTGCAGGGCACGGCGCTTCTTCCTCAAGGGAGAGAAGCAGTTCCTACTGTTCACTGAGCGTTTCCACTTCTACAAAAG GTATACGATAAAAGGCATTAGGAACCTCATTTTCTACGAGTTACCAACATACTCCCACTTCTACAGTGAGATTTGCAACATGCTGAAGGCCACAGACAGTGGTGTGGATGCTACTTGGACTTGCACTGTGCTCTACTCCAAGTACGATGCTCAGAAATTGGCTGCAGTGGTTGGCATAGACCGCACCGCTCAAATGCTACAGTCCAAGAAGAATGTGCACCTCTTCGTTACAGGAGAAAATGATTAA